Part of the Diabrotica virgifera virgifera chromosome 6, PGI_DIABVI_V3a genome, tataagcgatttaaaatctgataaatgcgaaaatatgcatttgcgatgcttgaaaactctttGAAACTCtagaaagttttaataaaatgacagatcttttttatttaaaatgacccaaaaatgctaaaaacatattttcgcgggcaaaaaaggtgatgttttgaatttgttaaaaaaaacattaaacaatttctgcccaaaaatttcgcccggcacccttctgatttgtgtataggggatattttttagtAAGAACCATAAAGAAACCGAATCGgaacagtcagacacaggcagcataaatccggaccccggaagtgtcataggtttttgaaacggaccctcagggaaactaattggtgacccctggtctaGAAGACCTTCAAACGCTGTTGAGTGCTATAAACAACGAATGTACTGAAAAAGGCTTAACTTAACAATcaacgcaaagaaaacaaaatggataGTGGTCGTAAAAATTAATATCGAAAACTAGAATTAGATAACAAAAACCCGAAAAACTTAAAACACTTTATATATCTGTATAGTTGGATTGACTGCCGGATTGTAAAGCGATGATGAAATTTCGATTAGAATAGAACTTGAACAACAAAGCTTTATTAGCTGGTGTTCTGTATTGTGCAGTAGGTAGATATCTGTCATTGACCAAACATATAAGAGTATTATAGTGCTACCTATGATCTGTTTTGTTCTATGCATGTGAAACCTgtacaacaaaaataaaaaatctcaacaaattagaaacgttcgagttgtggtgttacTGTCGCATGCTCAGAATCCCGTCCACAGCACGTGTATCTAACGAACTTGTACTAGAgacgggtctaccccaaaatcccgacagccacaatcccgacggccaaattcccgacacgccagaatcccgacaggccaaaatcccgacaggtttgataagttttttttaatacattattacacttatttcttgttttttgtttatgactGTTTtacatctgttttttattttttgttactaaacaatagtgtttaccatttaatataaactaattttctaaataaaatttctagcatgggtatatgaattaaattatttttttgccaatatatagtccaataatatacgTATAAtgaaatcctgaattcaagtttactttcatagatattatcatgtcacttagagccttccatttcagtaagtatagcttttatattataaaacgaagtgtttaaataaagttttcttttaaaatacataataattagtacccgtacttattagtaagtaataatttttcaatttcaatactctataatatgatttggtattgcatttgaaaaggaaacaataaatattcaaaatgtagtggtcggaatttttaaTTATGCGAGgtttgttgcatgtcgggattttggcctgccgggattctggcgtgtcgggattctggcgtgtcggtgttttggccgtcgggattttggctgtcgggatgttggctgtcgggattttgggcgccaccggcTAGAGATCATGCATaaagagcgagaattgatcaacatcataaaaatgagaaaggtccAATACTTCGGTCATGtaatgagaggacctaaatatcgcttaTCCGGTTGATCATTCAGAGAAAATCGAAAGAAAACGCTGGATCGGAAGAAAACAactgtcctggctgcgtaacattaaAAAATAGACACGAGAAGTGTGAAAATGTGATGTAGAAAATGGagaccgagaaacatttcatcagcttgttagCACGCACCAACTCTTGAAAACACGCACAGCATACAAAGAAGATAGAAtgtaatattgtccgacaaatttttaagagTACTCCAGTTGTCGGACTCACCAAaatttagaaacctctatatttacgatTTGTATATCAATTGAGTATGGCTATCAGATTGAGGTTCGCcgaatgttatgtttggtcgcaactactatatCGGTAGAAGCCGAATCCGTAAAAAATTGAAGGAATTCGAAATAATATTAGGggtattctgaaaattccttggactgcaaTAGTctcaaacgaaaaaaaaaaaaaatagtagtaCTTAAGCCTCATACTTCGAAACAATAAATACTCTCTGGTACACGTCATCATTCACGGAAGAGTAGCGCGATGAAAAGGCTTGGGAACAAAGAACAAATCTTGGGTGAATAATATCAGAGACTGGAGTAACCTTAGTATTAAACAGATATTTCACGTTGTAGAAGGTAGTTTAAAAAGTGATCGCCAATCTTCGTTAGAAGACGGCACAATGAGAGGAAGATATTTACAAAACGCCCCCCTCCCCAAAATTTTCCATATTAGAATAGTTGTCAAAGTAAACATGAATAACAGAAtaaacgatttttttaaatatggggCCAACGTCCAACGTTGGTTACTAACGAATAGAGATATGTCTAATAGAACAAGTTAGTTAATCAGCGGAAACATTTAAGAtttctttgtttataataaaaatgATGGAAATAGACACAATAATATTAAATCACAAAaataaatagtaaaaaatatactaacaCACTAATATATCAGCCTATACAGATGATGTTGAACTACTACAAAACTCCAAACataaaatgcagaaactaatatACGCCAGTAAATTAGAGCAAAaagaggatattacctccgaattctatcctactcacggaatttaatgaaatttttgggaatagcctctacttatctcctaattcaaagtctaccctatgccggtGTGCGCTTTTATCTTAAGGGGCGGTTCCCACTCCTTcccgggggtggaaaattttttgatcAAAATAAACACGGAAGTGACTACAAAACCTAATTCTAGTCAACAAGtgttttacaattattttttgagatctcaatactttttgaattattcgtggttgaaacTTTGCCACTTTCATTAAAAAAtgtcaccttttcggacggttttgtgcaaaaaccttaaaaattatgcatctaacgaaataAACTATATATAATGTAACCTTTTTGTACCTTCAGAGGAAttaaagagattcgtttcttcataaatcttgcagttatagttataatacaaaaagagatatggtaggtgaaaagagttttttttagtgcatgctcaaattgatatgttcaacttaaaataacagagaaatgattgattttaagggtataatgatACGAATGtcttttatagtgcttgaaatTAACTTTCACACGACTACTGTTAAATGTCGATAacgttcaaactaagcgagatatagtGCAAAAAATAAtggctaatttattttaagataaaatgcgaaatATATTTAAACCCTCATCCACCAGatgtaaatgcatcattttacttGTAAAATACCTTTTATTGTAGTGTTGTTTCTATGCTCAAAAAAGTTGGATGGGTTTAAAatgcatggtttttgaaaaaaataagatcaaattatagagcgcatttttaaaatgtattaaaaatcttcctttttgtCCACGTAACTCGAAAATTATAAAGAGAtccagtaatgaaagaaaaaacaaaatttttacctGAAAAAACCCTTCATTTGTGCACTATATCTCTTTTTCTATCTcgtatcattttcgagttacatggagaaaaaggaagatttttaagaaaatttaaaaatgcgttctataatttgatcttattttttttccaaaaccatttactttaaacccgtccaacttatttaacatataaataacactatagtaaaaggtattatTGTTCTGCttgatgaggggttaaatataattctcatttttccttaaaatacattagtcatcaaattttttgcaccatatcccGCTAAGTTTAAATGCAATCGACATTTAATAGTGCTGGTTTAaaagtcttttcaagcactacaaaaggtattggtagaaTTATACTcctaaaatcgacaatttctctgTTAAGTTGAAtataccgatttgagcatgcaccaaaaaaagtttcttttcacctaccatatctctttttgtattataactagaagatttataaagaAATGAGCCTCTTTGAATTTTCATaatctacaaaaatgttttatatagtttgttTAGTTAGTTTGTTAGTtatgcataatttttaaaatattcgcAAAAAatcgtccgaaaaggtgtcatttttcaatgaaaatagcaaattttcaaccacgaataactcaaaaagtattcagtttaaaaaaaaattataaaacagtttttgcttagaattaggtttcctagccacttccgtggttttttgaccaaaaaattttccacccctaagaaggggtgagaaccacccccaagattaACGCGCCATAAGATATAGCGTAGaatttgtttcttgagctattccctagttacagtaaaaatatcaagtaaattgatgtagtaggatagaatgcggagccaaataccctcactgactgcactaattaATAGCAATGTAGGAAAATTAAACTAAACAAACAAAGATTACTTTTTATCTCTTTTCAAAACAATAACAAATGACATATTTCAACAATATATGTATAAAATCACCAATACATTTAAATTTAGAGGCTCCATGAGTAACGCTTTTAatgataaataattaatcagaattgtaattaaaatATACCATacgaatataaaaaattgtatgaATACAAAAACTGTAGACTACTAAATATTTTCATTCTAAAGCGTAAATGAATTTTATAGATATCACATCTAAACATAtttctgttttaataaaaaactacttttcttaaatttaaaaaaaatatataatttgttATACAAAATATTGATATTATCATAACGTTCACTGACTTACCTTCAAAGGCATTTGACAAGTTCAGCTTAATAGTCCTGGACTTAAAAAACTCATCGATTTTATCCATTAATGCATCACTAAGTTTGGCACTTCTCGCTGTTTCCTCTTCAGGTAGAGCATCTTCATCTGTGTGGTTGACAAAATAATCAGTGTTTTTCTGGATCTCCAAAAATCCGATGACAATCGGCCTATCGTCCATGATCGTTTCATTTAAAGCATGCAGCGCTTTTTCTTTAAGACAAACACCGGGATACTTCTTATGAAAGCACTCTTTGTAGATTGTTACACCTTTCCAAAAATCGGTTGCATTTTGCGATAACgcagatttttgaaaatttaaaattaaaaccaaactTAATAATTTAAAATGCATCTTGCAGCAACTCGGAGATAACTGATTTTTTTCAATGATTTATCTCCACTATATATTACGATAAGGACACTAGACCGTATCACTTTAACTACCTGTATTGTGCTTAtgcttttgttttaaacataacTATGATCTCGAGGAGGTATAATCATTCCTCCTAATTTAGTTTATATATCTAAGTaataacatattttttgaaggATAATGAGATATTTCATGGTCTAAATGAAGATGAATCTAAGCCATTGCAGTTTAGATTAGATAACTGTTTCGCTGCATAGACTAGAACAATGCATTAACCTGTTTATGCAGTAGACGACCATTAGGTGCCTAAATGCTTTTattcatattttgtttttttattgagGATGGAAGTACTTCCTTTGTGATTTTTTACTTCATTTGATttaattttaaatcaaagttagatttaaatttagttattaaaatttttataaagactTTGGAAATAAAACATGCTGAAAATCTCTATCATAATCATAAATATATCCAAGTTATATCATAAGtcgaaaattcgattttttttattttatcggTTATAATTATATTGTCGAAAAGAGACAAACAGGATCCTGTTTATAAGACATCTCCATGTGTAATCGAATAAAAACTTCAAAGAAAAATCAGAAAGAAACACACATAAACAAAGGCATATGCC contains:
- the LOC126886257 gene encoding uncharacterized protein LOC126886257; the protein is MHFKLLSLVLILNFQKSALSQNATDFWKGVTIYKECFHKKYPGVCLKEKALHALNETIMDDRPIVIGFLEIQKNTDYFVNHTDEDALPEEETARSAKLSDALMDKIDEFFKSRTIKLNLSNAFEGMGGGKMKGGGNMMMMAVAGMCAMMANMFMGKMAMMAGSALMISKISMLLSLIMLIKKMQGKGDSGGEEKHIVYADSGHSHGGGGYGGGGWHRSLEDPHNIIYKGQWTASSDNGSGL